From Pseudomonas sp. stari2, a single genomic window includes:
- a CDS encoding NUDIX hydrolase has product MKVRATIICEQDRHILLVRKSRCRWNLPGGKVEPGETRTDAATRELEEETGLLADSMLYLMELEAGGTRHHVYEASVLNIDEVQPQNEIVDCIWHPLNAVQNLTVSEATLQIVRAFQRRL; this is encoded by the coding sequence ATGAAAGTACGTGCAACCATCATCTGCGAACAGGATCGACACATTCTCCTGGTGCGCAAATCCCGATGCCGCTGGAACTTGCCGGGGGGCAAGGTCGAGCCCGGCGAGACCAGGACTGACGCCGCGACGCGTGAACTTGAGGAAGAAACCGGACTGCTCGCCGATAGCATGCTGTATCTGATGGAGCTGGAGGCTGGCGGCACGCGCCACCATGTCTACGAGGCGTCGGTACTGAATATTGATGAAGTACAGCCACAGAACGAAATCGTCGATTGCATCTGGCACCCGCTGAACGCGGTACAGAACCTGACTGTCAGTGAGGCGACCCTGCAAATCGTCCGCGCCTTTCAGCGCCGGCTCTGA
- a CDS encoding DUF2188 domain-containing protein has translation MSMAMLNRMHMNGYDVLSVNNGPWRVCTQGDRLASFASREEALAYAAALPGYKSRTHGRKTG, from the coding sequence ATGAGCATGGCGATGCTGAACAGAATGCACATGAATGGCTACGACGTACTCAGCGTGAATAACGGCCCGTGGCGGGTCTGCACGCAGGGTGATCGACTGGCGTCGTTCGCCAGCCGGGAGGAAGCGCTGGCGTATGCCGCTGCGCTTCCCGGTTACAAGAGTCGCACGCACGGCCGTAAGACTGGCTGA
- a CDS encoding DUF1652 domain-containing protein produces MLAIADICRIVESGFSPLYCDCTQTGQGLLQIKVYEPDSGRVDLLLNGVSPEHLVTIRDISNFIGELRTEMSAGRRAFAG; encoded by the coding sequence ATGCTTGCCATTGCCGACATTTGCCGCATCGTCGAATCCGGCTTTTCGCCCCTTTACTGTGATTGCACACAAACGGGGCAGGGCTTGTTGCAGATCAAGGTTTACGAACCCGACAGCGGGCGTGTCGATCTGCTGCTCAACGGCGTGTCACCGGAGCATCTGGTCACCATTCGTGACATCTCCAACTTCATCGGTGAGTTGCGCACTGAGATGAGTGCCGGGCGCCGGGCGTTCGCCGGTTGA
- a CDS encoding ABC transporter substrate-binding protein produces the protein MKLSRFLRAALTSALIASPLTYAVEPVVLHVGDQNYYNIRASVEASGVLKDAPYTVDWKHFQAAAPLAEALQTGSLDLGFLGDSGFLFLAAKQAPVKLIGVSRQNPDTIALLVPKDSPVKTIEDLKGKKVAYWPGAWSQQLTLRALEQNGLPENYVDFVKLMPIDASAALPQGSIDAFPVWEPYISQQVVFSGARPILTAKNLMPGLSAIAASAPSIDSKREAIADFLGRLKLARAWVDSHTDEYADLWAKKANLDQEVSRHWLRQAHMTVGPVDQQAADDLQGTADFLFKVKALPAPLATAGVIDTSFQQALAR, from the coding sequence ATGAAGCTCTCCCGTTTCCTACGCGCTGCGTTGACCAGCGCCTTGATTGCCTCGCCTCTGACTTACGCTGTCGAACCTGTGGTCCTGCACGTCGGTGACCAGAATTACTACAACATCCGCGCCTCGGTAGAAGCTTCCGGGGTATTGAAGGACGCGCCTTACACGGTCGACTGGAAACACTTCCAGGCCGCCGCGCCGTTGGCCGAAGCGTTACAGACCGGTTCGCTGGATCTGGGTTTTCTCGGCGATTCGGGTTTTCTGTTCCTCGCCGCGAAACAGGCACCGGTGAAACTGATCGGCGTGTCGCGGCAGAACCCGGACACCATCGCACTGTTGGTGCCAAAGGATTCGCCGGTGAAAACCATTGAGGATTTGAAGGGCAAGAAAGTCGCTTACTGGCCGGGTGCCTGGAGCCAGCAGTTGACCTTGCGCGCTCTGGAGCAGAATGGGTTGCCGGAGAATTACGTCGACTTCGTCAAGCTGATGCCGATCGATGCCTCTGCCGCGTTGCCTCAAGGCAGCATCGATGCCTTCCCGGTATGGGAACCGTACATTTCCCAGCAGGTCGTGTTCTCCGGTGCACGACCTATTCTGACCGCGAAAAACCTGATGCCGGGCTTGAGCGCCATAGCGGCTTCTGCACCGTCCATCGACAGCAAGCGTGAAGCGATCGCCGATTTTCTCGGACGCCTGAAATTGGCCCGAGCCTGGGTCGACAGCCACACCGACGAATATGCGGACTTGTGGGCGAAGAAGGCCAATCTCGATCAGGAAGTCTCGCGGCACTGGTTGCGCCAGGCGCACATGACCGTCGGCCCGGTGGATCAGCAAGCTGCTGACGACTTGCAAGGCACCGCGGATTTCCTGTTCAAGGTCAAGGCGCTGCCGGCTCCGCTGGCCACGGCAGGCGTCATCGATACGTCGTTTCAGCAGGCGCTGGCGCGCTGA
- a CDS encoding polysaccharide deacetylase family protein, which translates to MKLWFKLFCAASIITGLAGCIAAPIEMTAQTRARLDAQAPVRFLLTFDDGPSASSFYNPTETVLDSLKDNPLQPNIKAVFFVQTRAPRAGNSEIGRRIMHREHDEGHILGFHTATHWHTNHRSLDPQELETSLTNGTADIAAITGAPPILLRPPFWNYDKRTFAAYQRHGLHVLLTDLSANDGKIWGFNGSPRRRANMLRQLSEVRERIALGELPTVDGVIPVVVTFHDLNRYTARHAREYLQILLDSAAATGVRLADKPFYDDHALLEKAALARTVQKSSDPVQLPGIWNWIWGRDAN; encoded by the coding sequence ATGAAACTCTGGTTCAAGCTTTTCTGCGCTGCGTCCATCATCACCGGGCTGGCCGGTTGCATTGCGGCTCCCATCGAAATGACCGCGCAAACCCGGGCGCGGCTGGATGCGCAGGCGCCGGTCAGGTTTCTGCTGACCTTCGATGACGGTCCCAGCGCTTCAAGTTTCTACAACCCCACCGAAACCGTGCTCGACAGCCTGAAAGACAACCCGTTGCAGCCCAATATCAAAGCGGTGTTTTTCGTCCAGACCCGCGCGCCGAGGGCCGGCAACAGCGAGATCGGCCGGCGCATCATGCATCGCGAGCACGATGAAGGGCACATTCTTGGTTTTCACACGGCGACCCATTGGCACACCAACCACCGATCGCTCGATCCGCAGGAACTCGAAACCTCATTGACCAACGGCACGGCGGACATCGCAGCGATCACCGGCGCACCACCGATTTTGCTGCGCCCACCCTTCTGGAACTACGACAAACGTACGTTCGCGGCCTATCAGCGACATGGCCTGCATGTATTGCTTACAGATCTGAGCGCCAACGACGGCAAGATCTGGGGTTTCAATGGCAGTCCCCGACGCCGGGCCAATATGTTGCGTCAGCTGTCGGAAGTGCGTGAGCGAATCGCCCTCGGCGAGCTGCCGACGGTGGACGGGGTGATTCCGGTGGTGGTCACGTTCCATGACCTCAACCGCTATACCGCGCGACATGCCCGCGAGTATCTGCAAATTCTGCTCGACAGCGCTGCTGCCACAGGCGTGCGCCTGGCCGACAAACCGTTCTATGACGATCATGCACTGCTGGAAAAAGCAGCACTGGCGCGCACGGTGCAGAAGAGCTCGGATCCGGTGCAATTGCCGGGGATCTGGAACTGGATCTGGGGGCGCGACGCCAACTGA